The genomic window CAGCCGCTGCCAAATGAGGAAGCGCTGCGGATTCTGGCGGACATCGCCGCCGCGCTCGCCTACCTGCACCGGCTCGGCGCTGTCCATCAGGACGTGAAGCCGCAAAACGTCTACGTGAGTGGGGGCCGCGCGGCGCTCGGCGACCTGGGAAGCGCGTATTTCGTCGCCCAGGGGTCCAAGACCAGCGGCAGCCCCTACTACATGGCCCCCGAGGTCTACCACGGCGAATCCACCAGCAGCGCCAGCGACGTGTACAGCCTGGGCGTGATGGCGTGGGAACTGCTGACGGGTGCCCGGCCCTTCAGCGGCAACAGCTACGAGGAATTGATGGTGGCGCACCTCTCGCGCTTTCCCGCGCCGCTCGCCTCGCTGCGGCCCGAGCTGCCGCGTGCGCTGTCCCGCCTGCTCGACCGCACCTTCGCCAAGCGGCCCCACGAGCGCCCCACCGCCGACGCTCTGCGCCGCGCCCTGCTCGAAGCCCTGGGGGAGACGCCACAGGAGGAAGACCTTCCGGCTGAGGAGGTGCCGCTTGCCAGTCAGCAGGCCGGGCGACATACGGCGGCCCCCCGCGTGACTGGGCCGCAGGGCCCCGCTGAGACGCCCGCACAACCGGAACGTGTCCGCCCGGCCCGCCGGGGCTGGAACCCTTTCCGGCGTAAGGGATAGTGCGGAGAAAAGTCAGCGGCAAACCAACTCGCTCGCGCCCCAGTTTGAAGGCGCGAGCGAGTGAGTCAGAGTGGGGTTTAGCGTTCCTCGAAAGCCCCCAACGAGCGGAAACGGGCGGCCCGCTGGGCGAGCAGGTCGTCAGGCGTCAGGGCCGACAGGTCATCCAGATGGCGGCTGATCACGCTGCCCAGGGCTTCGGCAGCGGCGTCCATGTCCAGGTGGGCTCCACCGGGCGGCTCGGGCACGACCTCTTCCACGATGCCCATATCCAGTAGGTCGGCGGCGGTAACGCGCAGGGCCTCAGCGGCGAGGGGAGCCTGTGCCGCGTCGCGCCAGAGGATGCTGGCGGCGCCCTCGGGGGAAATGACCGAGTACCAGGCATTTTCCTGAATCAGCACCCGGTTGCCCACGCCAATCGCCAGGGCGCCGCCCGAGCCGCCTTCGCCGATCACGGCGCACACGGCGGGGACCCGCAGGCGCACCATGCGCTGGATGCTCTCGGCAATCGCCCAGCCCTGGCCGCGCTCCTCGGCTTCCAGGCCGGGGTAGGCGCCCTGGGTGTCGATGAGGGAGACCACCGGCAAGCCGAAGCGGTCGGCGAGGTCCATCAGCCGAATCGCTTTGCGGTAGCCTTCGGGGTTGGCACTGCCGAAGCGGCGCTTGATTTTGGTCTTGGTGTCGCGGCCTTTTTGCTGGAGCAGTAGCATGACGGGCCGCCCCTGCCAGCGGGCGGGGCCGCCGATGAGCGCCGGGTCGTCCCCGAAGCGGCGGTCACCGTGCAGCTCGGTCCAGTCGCTGCACAGCCGGTCCACGTAGTCGAGCGCGGTGGGGCGCCCCGGCGTGCGGGCGAGCTGCACCCGGTCCCAGCGTGAGAGGCCGGCGGCATGTTCGCGGCGCAGCGTCTCGAGTTGCGTCCGCAGTGGGGCGAGCGCGGCATCAAGGTTTTGGCCGGTGCGTTCGGCAGTCGCTTCGAGGTCGCGCACCCGGGCTTCGAGTTCGCGCAGGGCGTCAGCAGGTGTCGAGGTCACAGCCGCGCCTCCTGCCGGGTCAGCACGCCGAGCAGCCCGGCGAGGTGGCGGCGCTGCTCGCGGCGGTCCACCACGTTGTCCACCATGCCGTGTTCGAGCAGAAATTCGGCGCGCTGAAAGCCTTCGGGCAGATTCTGGCGAATGGTCTGCTGAATCACGCGCGGCCCGGCGAACCCGATCAGGGCACCCGGCTCGGCGATGATCACGTCGGCGATGGTGGCGAAACTGGCCGTCACGCCCCCGGTGGTGGGGTCGGTCAGCAAGCTAAGATACGGCACGCCGCGTCCGCTGAGGGCCTCGAGCGCCACCGTCGTTTTCGCCATCTGCATCAGCGAGAGCGCGCTTTCCTGCATTCGGGCGCCGCCGCTCGCCGCGACGAGCAGTAGCGGGGTGCGGCTCTCTGCGGCGTACTCGGCGGCGCGGGCAATTTCCTCGCCCACCACGCTGCCCATGCTGCCGCCCGAGAAGGCGAAGTCCATCACCGCGAGCGTGACCGGCAGGCCGTGCAGGGTCGCCGTGCCGGTCAGGATGGCGTCAGGGCGCCCGGTTTTGGCCTGGGCGCGGCGCAGGCGCTCGGGGTAAGGCTCCGTGTCGGTGAAGTGCAGCGGGTCCACCGGATGCACCTGCCCCGAAAGCTGCCGGAAGCTGCCGGGGTCGGCGAGCACCTCCACCCGGCGCTCGGCGCTGAGGCGAAAGTGATGGCCGCAGCGGGGGCAGACGTAGGCTTCCTGTTCGAGTTCGCGGTTGTACAGCCCCTCTTTGCAGGCCGGGCACTGCGTCCAGAGGTCCGGCAGGTCGGTGCCCGCCTGCTGCTGGGGGCGGCGCCTGCGGAAAAAACGGTCCAATGCCATATGCCCTGCATTCTAGACAGCCGCCGCCGCGCCGCATTGGACCAGGTGCAAGCGTCCGGGCGATTTGGGACGCGGTTCAACGGCTGGGGTAGGGCGGTCGGCCCCTTACCCCAAGCGGCGCTTGAGGTAGTCGTCCATCTGCGCAAGTTGCAGGCCGAGGTCGTCTTGCAGACTGTCCACCCGCTGGCGCAGTGCGCTCAGTTCGGCCTGGCTGGCGCTGTGGCCGGGACCAAGCGCCTGCTGCTCGATGGTGTTGAGCCGCCCGTCGAGATAGCTCTGGAGCTGCGCGAAGCGGCTGCCTTCCTGCGCGTCGAGGCTGGCGCGCAGGCTTTCCATGTCGCGCAGCAGCCGGGCGGTGTCGGCCTCGGCCCGCAGCCGGGTCAGGCCCGCCCAGAAGTAAAAGACCAGCATGGGAATCAGCATCAGCAGCAGCAGCAGCAGCCCCATCGGCATGTTCCGGTAGGTGGCGAAGCCCAGATACAGGGTGTGGGGATAGGTCAAAAAATTGCGGTTGAGCACCGCCAGCACCCCCAGCAGAATCAAAAACAGCAGCAACACACCGAGGCGCAGGCCCATTCGCATGCGGTCAAGCTAACAGAGGGGCGCCTGAGACTGGGCGAGCCGGATTTGAGCGCTTCTTGGGGGAGGCGGCCCCCAGGGAAGGCAGAGGCGGCGCGGGGCGTAGACAGGCCCGCAGCCGTCCGCTTAAGCTGGACAGGTGCTTTCCCTTCAAAAGGCGTCGAACATCCTGGGTGCGTTCAGTGCCGAGCAGCCCGAATGGGGCGTGCGGGCGCTGTCGGCCCATCTGGGGGTTCCGCGTGCCACCGCCCACGCCTACCTCGCCGGGCTGACCGAGGCAGGATTTTTGCGCCGCACGCCGCACGGCAAATACCGGCTGTCGTGGCACATCGCCGAGATGGGCGCGCAACTCACCTCGTCGCTGCCCTGGTTTCAGGACGCCCGCGCCCTGCTGACCCGGCTCGCACTCGACGTGCGAGCGGTGGCCTTCCTGTGCGTGCTGGAGGGCGAAGACGTGGTCGCCGCCATCCGCGAGCGTCACCCCGACGCCGACATCGACCTGCCGCTCGACGTGTACCTGCCCGCCACCGCGACGGCGAGCGGCAAGCTGCTCTACGTGTACGCGGGCATGACCCCCCGCACGTTCGCCCACTGCACCCAGAGCAGCATCACCACGCCCGACGAGTGGAAGACCGAAGTGGCGCGGGTGCGGCGGCTGGGCTACGCCTACTCCATCGAGGAATGGATTCCGGGGCAGTGCACCCTGGCCGTGCCCTACCACCACGGCGGCAGCGTGGTCGCCAGCATCGGCGTGCAGATGAGCGCCGGGCGGTACCTGCGCGAAGAACGCCAGATTCGCGCCCGGGTGATGGACGTGGTGCGCGAGGCGGAGGAGCTGGGCTGAGTCGGGCACGAGCACAAAAAGGGCCTGCCGAGTGGCTCATTTCGCCAGTTCAGCAGGCACTCTTTTCTTGGTTCAGCGTGCAGCCAGTCTCGCCAGATACGCCTCGCCGCGCGGGGTCAGCCGCAGCAGGTGCAGGGGCGGCGTCTCACCGCTGTCGGCGTTGCGGCACAGGCTCTTGAGCGAGCAGGGACCGCAGGCGCACGCCCCGGCGCCCTGGGCGGCTTCCTGCACGTAGCCGCCCGCGAAAAGGGTCTGGAGCATTCCCTCGAGCGCGGCGGGCGTGCTGCCGAGGGTCCGGGCGAGTTCCGCCGGCGTGCGCGGCTCGTGGGCGATGGTTTGCAGCACCGTAGCGAGGTGAGGAGCTGGTGCAGTGGCTGGCGCTTCGTCCGACGCCCGTCGTGACCAGGGCCACATCACAACAGCCCCCGCGCAATCTGGTACACGATGAACGCCGTCACCCAGGCGATGATGAGCTGATAGGCGACGGTCAGCCACGCGACCCGGCGCCCGTGTTCCTGCGCGATGGCGCCCACCGTCACGATGCAGGGGGTGTAGAGCAGCACGAACACCAGGTAGGACAGCCCCGACGCGGGGGTAAAGGCCCGTGAGAGCGCGGCGGCCAGCGGCGACTTCTGGTCCGCCGTGGTGTCGGTGCCGAAGCTGGGCAGTGCGAGCACGGTGGGAAGGGCACTCACGCTCGCTTTGACCGCGTCCCAGGTGGCGAGGGCGGCGTTTTCCAGGCCAGTGAGCAGACCCACTGGGGCGGGCGCGGCAGCCTGTTCACCCAGGTAAATCTGCCCTAGCGTGCCCACGACGACTTCCTTGGCGATAAAGCCCGGCACCAGCGCTCCGGTCGCCTGCCAGTCGCCGAAGCCCAGCGGCGCGAAGATGGGCGAGGCCGCCTGCGCGACCTTGCCGAATACGCTGTCTTGCGGCGGCACGGTGGCGAAGTGTCCGCCGCTCACGGCGGGCAGCGCCAGCAGGAACCACACCCCCGCCACCGTCGCGAGCACCGTGGTCCGGGCGCGGCGGGCAAAGCTCGCGGTGCGGCGCCAGGCGTGTTTCCACAGCACCTTCCAGGCAGGGAAGCGGTAGGGCGGCAGCTCGAGCAGCACCCCGCCGCCCTCCGACGGGTACGAGGTCTTTCTCAGCACCCAGGCGAAGGCGAAGGCGACCAGCATCCCCAGCACGTACATGCCCCAGACCACCCAGCTCCCACTACGCGGAAAGAGCGCGGCGGCAAAAATCACGTACACCGGCAGGCGGGCCGAGCAGCTCATGAAGGGCAAAATCATGCTGACCACGATCCGGTCGCTGCGGCGCTCGAGCGTGCGGGTGGCACTCACGGCGGGCACGTTGCACCCGAAGCCCAGAATCAGCGGAATAAAGGCGCGCCCGTCGAGCCCCAGCGAGCGCATCGCCCGGTCCATCAGGAAGGCGGCGCGGGCCATGTAGCCGCTGTCTTCCAGAAAGCTCATGGCGAGGTAAAGGACGAGCAGGGTGGGCAGGAAGCTCAGCACCGTGCCGACCCCCGGAATGATGGCGCCCACCACGATGTCACGCCCCAGCGGGAACCACGCGAGCGCGGCGGCGGCCCATCCCGCCACGGTTTCTTGCAGCGGCCCGCCGATGAGGTCCACGAAGGGCGCGGCCACGCTGAAGGTCAGCCGGAAGACGAGCAGCACGAGCGCCAGAAACAGCGGCACGCCGAGCACCGGGTGCAGGGTCAGCCGGTCGAGTTTTTCCGACAGGGTGCGCCGCGCCTGCACCTGCGGCACCGCCAGCCGGGCGAGGTCGCCAGCGCGGGCGTAGCGGGCCTCGGCAATGTCGATGAGGGCGTCTATCCCCTGCGCGTCGAGGGCTTTGAGGTGCCCGTCAGCGCGTTCGATGAGGTCGAGGTGTCCGGTGGCGCTCAGGCGTCCGCGCACGCTGGGGTCGCCTTCGAGCAGGGCCAGGGCGATGTAGCGCCAGGCGTGCGGCGGCAGCGTGGCCTGCTCGCTCATGCGGCGGGTGAGGTCGGTCACGGCGGCCTCGATGGGCTGCGGGTAGCGCACGCCGATGCCCAGCGTGGCGCCGTCGAGTGCCTGCGTCAGCACCCGGTCGGTGCCCCGGCCCCGGTTGGCGACCGTTTCGGTGACCGGCACGCCCAGCGCCCGCGAGAGCGCGGCGGCGTCCACTTCCATGCCTTTTTCCCGCGCCTCGTCAATCAGGTTGAGCGCCACCGCCACCGGCACCTGAAAGTCGAGCAGTTGCAGGGTGAGGTAGAGGTTGCGTTCCAGATTGCCCGCGTCGAGCACGTTCAGAATCACGTCGGGCGCCTCGTCGAGCAGGGCGGTGCGGGTCACGAGTTCTTCGGGGGTGTGGGGGCTGAGCGAGTAGGCGCCGGGCAGGTCGAGCAGTTGCACGTCGCGCCCGCCGACCCGCAGCCGCGCTTCGCGCTTTTCCACCGTGACCCCGGCCCAGTTGCCGACCTTGAGGTTGGTCCCGGCGACGGCGTTGATGAGGGTCGTCTTGCCGGTGTTGGGGTTGCCGACCACGACCACGCGCGGCTCACTCACCTCGCGCAGCCGGGCCAGGGTGCGGCGGCAGGCGTCCTCGTCGGGCAGACGCGGGGCGGTGAGGGGGGCTTCAGGGAGCGGCAGCCCCGGCGTGAGGGCCGTCATTGCCGCACCCGGATGCCGTGCAAGTCGGCGCGGCGCAGCGCGAGGTCGGTGCTGCCCACCCGCAGCTCTATCGGGTCGCCGAGCGGGGCGCGGCGCACCACCACCACCTTCGCCCCGCGCACGAACCCCAGTTCCAGCAGCCGCCGCCGCAGCGGATGATTCCGGTCCAGGGAAACGATATGTCCCGCCTCTCCGGGCCGCAGCTCATCCAACGCATACTCGTTCATACCCGAGCAGTTTACTCGGATTTACGCAAAGTGAAAGCGCAGGTGTCCCGGTTGTCCAGTTTTGTCAGGAAGGGTCGGGGGCGGCGAGGTCGAGCACGAAGGGCGTTTTCAGCCCTGCCGCCGCCACCTCTCGGGCCACTGCCGGGGCAAAATTCAGCGCCAGCACCGCCTGATAGGTGCGTCGGGCGAGGTCGCGTTCGCCCAGGGCGTCGCGCACCTGCCCCAGTCGGGCGAGGACCAGCCCCGCCAGCGAACGCGGGTGCTCGGGTGGCAGCGCGTGGGCGGCGCGTTCAAGCCAGCCGCGAGCCGCTTCCAGCTCGCCGGAAGCGAAATAGAGGTTCGCCGTCGCCGCGTCGAGTTCGGCGCGGGGCGTCACCCGGTCGCCGGTTTCGCGCTCCAGCGCGGCGAGCAGGGCGGCGGGGTCGTCTTCCTCGTGCAGTTGCCAGGCGCGGTCGGCCAGGGCGCGGACACGGCTCGCCTCGCCGGGAACGAAGCCGAGCACTTCCAGCAGTGCGGCCCCCGGCAGTCGGTCGAGCAGCCCCGGCAGGTCGTCGAGCGGAGCGAGCAGGACGCCGGACAGCTCAGCGGCGAGCGCGGCCAGTTCGTCCAGTCGCCGGGCGTGCCAGCGGGTGCCGGGGCCTTCGTCGAGCGCGGCGGCAGTGGCGGCATGGTACTCGCGGGCGGCGCTCAGCAGGGGGCCGCCGAACACGTCGGCGGTGGTGAGCGGCTCTCCCAGGCGCGCGGCCAGTTCAGCTTCGGCTCGCGCGGCGTTTTGCAGGCGTTCGCGGCCCTGCGGGTACATGTTGAGGAAGGTGATGAGCTGCTCGTGCTCGGCGTCCGCCCAGCCCCAGTCGGGCAGCGGCAGCTCGCGCACGGTGACGCCAGCGGCACCCGAGCCGCTCGAAGTTCACCCGCCGGTGGAATAACGCCCGCCTGTCAGCCCCCGTAACTTTGCCGCAGTCGCCCCAGCCCCGCTCGCCAGCCGATGCGCTGCGGGGGCAGCTCGTCGAGTCTCACCGCCCGCAGGCTGCGCTCATGCAGGCCGCGTAGGAGCAGGTCGAGCAGTTCGGGCGTGACTGCCGGGCCGTCGTGCAGCAGGACGACGCTGCCGGGGCGCACACGGGCGAGGGTCTGCGCGGCGAGGTCGGCGGCGGGCGCGTCCGTCCAGTCGCGGCCCTCGGTGTCCCACAGGGCAATCTCATGTCCGGCGAGGCGCGCGAGCAGCCGGGTCAGCGGGCTGTGTCCGCCGTAGGGGGGGCGGTAGAGCGTCCCGCCGCCGGGGTGCCAGCGCACCTGCTCCCACTCCTGCCAGGGCGCGAGCAGCAGCGCGTGCCGGTGCCAGCGGCCATGCGACTCGAGCTGGTGTCCGGCGCCCCGCAGCGCCCGCAGCTCGGCGGGCAGAGCGCGGGCGTGCGACTCCAGCACGAAAAAAGTCGCCTGCGCATCATGCCGCGCCAGCACCGCCAGCAGCTCCGGCGTGCGCTCTGAAGGGCCATCGTCGAAGGTGAGCGCCACCCGGTCGGCGGCGGTCCCGGCGCCCAGGGCCCTAAACCCGGCGGCGCGGCCCAGCAGGTCGGCGAGGGTGACGGCGAGCAGGCCCGCGCCGAGGGCCCCGAGCAGCGCCCGGCGCTTCACAGCTGTGGGGTCTCGGACGGCGGGGCGCTGGCGACTTCCGGGTCGAGCGGGCCGCCTGCCGGCGTATCGAACGCGCGCCGGAACAGCACGTAGCCGAGGGTGGCGAGCAGCGCGAGGCCGGAGCCCGCTATGAAGGGGCCGGGCACCCCCAGCGTGCGGTAGGCGAAGCCGCCGAGCAGCGGCCCCAGCGAGGTGCCCAGGTTTTCCACCGTCATCAGGGTGCCCCAGGCGGCGGGGCGCTGCGCTTCGGGCAGGCGCTGCGCGACCAGGGCGGCCCAGCCCGGCGCGATAAAGGCGTAGCCCAGCCCCGCCAGCATGGCAAGCGGATACAGCGCCCAGACGGCGGGCCGCAGCGCGATGCCGCCGAGCGCCAGCGCGAGACTGGCAAACCCCAGCGTGACCGTCAGGCGGGCGCGGCCCTGGTCGGCGAGCTTGCCGGTCAGAGGCATCGAACCGAAGGCCACCGCGCCGCCCAGCCCCAGCAGCGCCACCAGGCCCCAGTAGGTGAGCCCCAGCTCCTTGTAGAGCGTGAACATCAGCGGCCCGAGCAGCGTCATCGTCAGGGTCTGCAAAAAGGCCGCCGGAATCAGGGGCGCCAGGGCCTGCGCCGCCACCTTGACCCCCTGGCGCCGGTCGGTCGGGGCCGCCGGATTCTGGGTCGGGGCGGGCGCCGTCCGCAGCCGCTGAGGCAGCAGCAGGCTCAGCAGCAGCGACGCGGTGAGCAGCCCCAAGCACAGCCCGAACACGGCGCTGCGCGGGGCGTCGGCCAGGGCGCCCAGGGTCAGCACGCTCAGGCCGACAAATGGCATCACGCTCATGGACACGGCGGTCAGCACCCGGCCCTGGTGGGTGGGCTGGGCCGAGTCGGTGGTCAAGCTCATCACGGCGGGCCACAGCGGACTGAACCCGATGCCGTGCAGCGCGGCGGCGAGCAGCAGCACCCAGCCGGTGTGGGTCACGCTCATCAGAACCAGGGCGAGCAGACTCAGCGCCGCGCCCGCGAGCACCACCGGACGCAGCCCGAAGCGCAGCAGCGCCGCGCCCGCTGGGCCGCGCATGGCGGTGTCGGCAATGAAGTGCGCGGTAAAGGCCGAGGCGCCGAACACCACCGCGTCGGCCTTGGGCAGGCCCAGCAACTTGCTCGCCGCCTGCGGCAGATACCCGGCATACAGCCCACTGCGCACGAACTCGGCGCAGGAGAGCAGCAAGACCCCGGCAAGCACCCGCCGCAACGTGCCGGGACGCAGCGGCACCCGCGCCCGCAGGCCAGCGGCCCCGGTCATGCGCGGCCCCCCGGTGTCCAGGCCTGTGTGACGCTGCTCACCTTGTGGCCTGCTACCCTGGGCCGGTGCCAGAGTTTTCGGTCATCATTCCCGCCCGCAATGAAGCGGCGTATCTGCCGGGAACCCTCAGGGCACTGGAGCGTCAGACCCTGGCGCCCGCCGAGGTGATCGTGGTGGACAACGCCAGCCGCGACCAGACCGCCCAGATCGCGCGCTCGTGGGGCGCCCAGGTGCTGAGTTGCCCCGAGGGCGGCGTGGCCCGCGCCCGGCAACTGGGGTTGGACACGGCGCGCAGCAGTTGGGTGGCGACCACCGACGCCGACTCGCTGCCGGCCCCCGGCTGGCTGGCGGCCTACGCGCAGGCGGCGCTGCTCGCCGGGGGCTACCCCGAGGTCGAGGCCTACGAGGACGTGATTCTGGGGCAGAACCTGGCCCGGCTGGGCGAGATCGGCTACGTGCCGCGTGCCCTGGTCGAAACGAGTGCCCGGCGTCTGGACCGGGGGGTGGGACCTTTCCTGATTCAACATCTGCGCAACCTCACCGGCCATACACGGGGTTATTTCGGGGACGACCGGCTGCCTCCGCCGGAGCACTGAGTCCGTCCGCCCTGGGGTCATCCGGCGACTCTGGCGGCAGGCCCAGCGTGCGGGCATACACCGCCAGCACCTGCCGCGCCACTCCGGCGGGCGTGGTGCGGCCTCCGAACTCGCGGGCCTGGCGGGAAAAGCGGGCGTACTGCTCGGGCGATTCCAGCAGCTCGCGGGCGCGGCGCACGAGTTCGGGCACGTCGCCGGGCGCCGTCAGATACCCGCTGTAGCCGCTTTGCACGCCGGTCAGGGTGCCGCGCGCGCCCACCGCGACCACCGGCACGCCCATCAACTGCGCTTCTTGCAGCACTAAGCCCTGGGTTTCGGTGTCGGAGGCGAAGACGAACAGCTCGGCGAGGCGGTAGTACGCCCCGATTTCGGTCCAGGGCCGCACGCCCACGAAGGTGACGTGCTCCGCGACGCCGAGCCGCTGGGCATGGTCTTCGAGGTGGGTGCGTTCCGGGCCTTCTCCCAGAATGACCAGGTGGGCACCGGGCAGATCCGCGAGCGTGTCGAGCACGAGGTCGAAGCGCTTTTCGCGGGCGAGGCGCCCCACCGTCAGCAGCCGGCGCGTGCCGGGCGGCCAGGGGCTGGCGATGGGCGGCGCGGCTTCGAGCACCGCCGGGTCGATGCTGGTCGGAATGACCACCGCGTCGGTGATGCCCGCCTGCCGCAGCGTGTCGAGCGTGCCGGCGGTGGGCGTAATCACGGCGTCGGCCTCGCCGTAGAGCCGCCCGACGACTTTGGGCATGAAATGCACCGCGCGGTTGAGCTGCGTCATGCCCGGCACGTAGTGGGTGTAAGCCTCCAGGTGGGTGTGATAGGTCGCCACGTGCGGCACCCCCCACTTGCGCGCCAGCCGCGCTCCGGCGAGGCCCAGGGTGAGCGGCGTATGGGTGTGAATCAGGTCGTAGCGCTGCTCGAATGACCGCCGGCCCGGCCAGGCG from Deinococcus radiodurans R1 = ATCC 13939 = DSM 20539 includes these protein-coding regions:
- a CDS encoding serine/threonine-protein kinase produces the protein MSQPPLTLKNYALSRSIGRGNTSDVRLATGPDGREVAIKLPLPATLRQHDAAERFGNEVRLTLQFRHPHVVRGFAGTPFGPGAFLALFYYPDGPLSNRLRGQPLPNEEALRILADIAAALAYLHRLGAVHQDVKPQNVYVSGGRAALGDLGSAYFVAQGSKTSGSPYYMAPEVYHGESTSSASDVYSLGVMAWELLTGARPFSGNSYEELMVAHLSRFPAPLASLRPELPRALSRLLDRTFAKRPHERPTADALRRALLEALGETPQEEDLPAEEVPLASQQAGRHTAAPRVTGPQGPAETPAQPERVRPARRGWNPFRRKG
- a CDS encoding MFS transporter, with product MTGAAGLRARVPLRPGTLRRVLAGVLLLSCAEFVRSGLYAGYLPQAASKLLGLPKADAVVFGASAFTAHFIADTAMRGPAGAALLRFGLRPVVLAGAALSLLALVLMSVTHTGWVLLLAAALHGIGFSPLWPAVMSLTTDSAQPTHQGRVLTAVSMSVMPFVGLSVLTLGALADAPRSAVFGLCLGLLTASLLLSLLLPQRLRTAPAPTQNPAAPTDRRQGVKVAAQALAPLIPAAFLQTLTMTLLGPLMFTLYKELGLTYWGLVALLGLGGAVAFGSMPLTGKLADQGRARLTVTLGFASLALALGGIALRPAVWALYPLAMLAGLGYAFIAPGWAALVAQRLPEAQRPAAWGTLMTVENLGTSLGPLLGGFAYRTLGVPGPFIAGSGLALLATLGYVLFRRAFDTPAGGPLDPEVASAPPSETPQL
- a CDS encoding glycosyltransferase family 4 protein; this translates as MNPLRIGLFTDTFLPDQNGIVTSVCLLSDELRALGHQVDVVAPRFPEHLDRRPDVRRVASVRYPLLPTYRLAWPGRRSFEQRYDLIHTHTPLTLGLAGARLARKWGVPHVATYHTHLEAYTHYVPGMTQLNRAVHFMPKVVGRLYGEADAVITPTAGTLDTLRQAGITDAVVIPTSIDPAVLEAAPPIASPWPPGTRRLLTVGRLAREKRFDLVLDTLADLPGAHLVILGEGPERTHLEDHAQRLGVAEHVTFVGVRPWTEIGAYYRLAELFVFASDTETQGLVLQEAQLMGVPVVAVGARGTLTGVQSGYSGYLTAPGDVPELVRRARELLESPEQYARFSRQAREFGGRTTPAGVARQVLAVYARTLGLPPESPDDPRADGLSAPAEAAGRPRNNPVYGR
- a CDS encoding IclR family transcriptional regulator gives rise to the protein MLSLQKASNILGAFSAEQPEWGVRALSAHLGVPRATAHAYLAGLTEAGFLRRTPHGKYRLSWHIAEMGAQLTSSLPWFQDARALLTRLALDVRAVAFLCVLEGEDVVAAIRERHPDADIDLPLDVYLPATATASGKLLYVYAGMTPRTFAHCTQSSITTPDEWKTEVARVRRLGYAYSIEEWIPGQCTLAVPYHHGGSVVASIGVQMSAGRYLREERQIRARVMDVVREAEELG
- a CDS encoding polysaccharide deacetylase family protein, yielding MKRRALLGALGAGLLAVTLADLLGRAAGFRALGAGTAADRVALTFDDGPSERTPELLAVLARHDAQATFFVLESHARALPAELRALRGAGHQLESHGRWHRHALLLAPWQEWEQVRWHPGGGTLYRPPYGGHSPLTRLLARLAGHEIALWDTEGRDWTDAPAADLAAQTLARVRPGSVVLLHDGPAVTPELLDLLLRGLHERSLRAVRLDELPPQRIGWRAGLGRLRQSYGG
- a CDS encoding glycosyltransferase codes for the protein MPEFSVIIPARNEAAYLPGTLRALERQTLAPAEVIVVDNASRDQTAQIARSWGAQVLSCPEGGVARARQLGLDTARSSWVATTDADSLPAPGWLAAYAQAALLAGGYPEVEAYEDVILGQNLARLGEIGYVPRALVETSARRLDRGVGPFLIQHLRNLTGHTRGYFGDDRLPPPEH
- a CDS encoding helix-turn-helix domain-containing protein, yielding MWPWSRRASDEAPATAPAPHLATVLQTIAHEPRTPAELARTLGSTPAALEGMLQTLFAGGYVQEAAQGAGACACGPCSLKSLCRNADSGETPPLHLLRLTPRGEAYLARLAAR
- the feoB gene encoding ferrous iron transport protein B, which produces MTALTPGLPLPEAPLTAPRLPDEDACRRTLARLREVSEPRVVVVGNPNTGKTTLINAVAGTNLKVGNWAGVTVEKREARLRVGGRDVQLLDLPGAYSLSPHTPEELVTRTALLDEAPDVILNVLDAGNLERNLYLTLQLLDFQVPVAVALNLIDEAREKGMEVDAAALSRALGVPVTETVANRGRGTDRVLTQALDGATLGIGVRYPQPIEAAVTDLTRRMSEQATLPPHAWRYIALALLEGDPSVRGRLSATGHLDLIERADGHLKALDAQGIDALIDIAEARYARAGDLARLAVPQVQARRTLSEKLDRLTLHPVLGVPLFLALVLLVFRLTFSVAAPFVDLIGGPLQETVAGWAAAALAWFPLGRDIVVGAIIPGVGTVLSFLPTLLVLYLAMSFLEDSGYMARAAFLMDRAMRSLGLDGRAFIPLILGFGCNVPAVSATRTLERRSDRIVVSMILPFMSCSARLPVYVIFAAALFPRSGSWVVWGMYVLGMLVAFAFAWVLRKTSYPSEGGGVLLELPPYRFPAWKVLWKHAWRRTASFARRARTTVLATVAGVWFLLALPAVSGGHFATVPPQDSVFGKVAQAASPIFAPLGFGDWQATGALVPGFIAKEVVVGTLGQIYLGEQAAAPAPVGLLTGLENAALATWDAVKASVSALPTVLALPSFGTDTTADQKSPLAAALSRAFTPASGLSYLVFVLLYTPCIVTVGAIAQEHGRRVAWLTVAYQLIIAWVTAFIVYQIARGLL
- the accD gene encoding acetyl-CoA carboxylase, carboxyltransferase subunit beta, producing the protein MALDRFFRRRRPQQQAGTDLPDLWTQCPACKEGLYNRELEQEAYVCPRCGHHFRLSAERRVEVLADPGSFRQLSGQVHPVDPLHFTDTEPYPERLRRAQAKTGRPDAILTGTATLHGLPVTLAVMDFAFSGGSMGSVVGEEIARAAEYAAESRTPLLLVAASGGARMQESALSLMQMAKTTVALEALSGRGVPYLSLLTDPTTGGVTASFATIADVIIAEPGALIGFAGPRVIQQTIRQNLPEGFQRAEFLLEHGMVDNVVDRREQRRHLAGLLGVLTRQEARL
- a CDS encoding FeoA family protein is translated as MNEYALDELRPGEAGHIVSLDRNHPLRRRLLELGFVRGAKVVVVRRAPLGDPIELRVGSTDLALRRADLHGIRVRQ
- a CDS encoding acetyl-CoA carboxylase carboxyltransferase subunit alpha, coding for MTSTPADALRELEARVRDLEATAERTGQNLDAALAPLRTQLETLRREHAAGLSRWDRVQLARTPGRPTALDYVDRLCSDWTELHGDRRFGDDPALIGGPARWQGRPVMLLLQQKGRDTKTKIKRRFGSANPEGYRKAIRLMDLADRFGLPVVSLIDTQGAYPGLEAEERGQGWAIAESIQRMVRLRVPAVCAVIGEGGSGGALAIGVGNRVLIQENAWYSVISPEGAASILWRDAAQAPLAAEALRVTAADLLDMGIVEEVVPEPPGGAHLDMDAAAEALGSVISRHLDDLSALTPDDLLAQRAARFRSLGAFEER